Below is a window of Mucilaginibacter sp. PAMC 26640 DNA.
GCGCAGGCAAAAGCAGGTGCCGCTTTTCTCGGAGAAAATCTTCCTCCGTTTCAGGATAACGTTATTCATTATCCGGGACAATTCATTGCATTGGTTGTAGCCGAAACCTATGAGCAAGCCAGAGCGGCTGCATTTAAATTGAAAGTGCAATACAGCATAGAAAAGGGTGCTGTTGATCTGAAAACAGAATTGCCAAATAGTGAAAAGCCAAAAATGTTCATGGGCGAAGAAGCCCAGGTAAATGATGGTAAAGCAGCTGCACCGCTTGCGGCGTCATCCCAAAAAGTTGATAGTTCATATTCAACCCCCGCCGAACATCACCACCCCATGGAACCCCATGCCACAGTTGCTGTTTGGAATGGTCCGGATAAACTTACCCTTTACGATGCCACCCAGGGTGTTGGACTTACCAGTTCTATAGCTGCTTACTTCTTTGGCTTAAAGCCTGAAAATGTAAATGTAATAGCTCCTTACGTAGGCGGCGGCTTTGGATCGAAAGGGCTTTGGTTGCATACACTAATAGTCGGGATGGCAGCAAAAGCAGCGGGTCGGCCGGTTAAGCTTGCACTCACAAGGCAGATGATGCAAACCAACGTAGGGCATCGTGCAGCAACCTTTCAAAAAGTAGCTTTAGGCACAGATGCTGCCGGAAAATTAAGCGTAGTTCGTCATCATACTGATACTTATAATAATTTAACGCAGTTTTTTGAACCTAGCGGCAAGCAATCCCTCGTTCTGTATCAGGCACCGCTACGCGAGGTTACTTATAATGTAGCTCATCTGGACCGGAGTACGCCTACCTTTATGCGTGCTCCGGGTGAAAGTCCCGGTACATTCGCGCTTGAATCTGCGATGGATGAAATGGCTTATCAGTTAAAGATGGATCCAGTTGAATTTCGGATCAAAAACCACACTACCAAAGACCCTATTAAGGGACATGATTTTTCAAGCGAATTCCTGCTAGATTGTTATCGTATAGGTGCAGAAAGATTTGGCTGGTCTTCGAGGAGTTTAGAACCGCGGCAAAAAAGAAACGGAAAGTATTTAGTGGGATACGGCATGGCAACAGCAACTTATCCCGGCGGCAGGAGCGCCGCGTCGGTTAAAGTAAAAATGAATGCCAATGGCGACGTTACGGTGATGACTGCATCAATTGATATCGGTACCGGAACCTATACCGTTCTGGCGCAAACAGCCGCTGATGCACTTGGCGTTCCGGTTAATCGCATCGATGTAAAGATCGGTGATTCCAGTCTTCCTCCGGCGCCTCTGGCTGGTGGTTCGCAAACTACAGCGAGTATCCATCCTGCGGCATTAGATGCCTGTGTGTTACTGCGAAAGCAATTAACGGCGATGGCGATTGCTGACCCAGACTCCAAGTTAAATGGCCGGAAACCAGAAGAAATTGTATTCGCCGATAGCAAGCTGTTCTTAAAAAATGACGCTAGCAAAAGCGACACTTATGCGCATATTTTGAGCCGGGGGAAGCAAAATGAAATAGAAACCTGTGCAACAACATTACCGGTTTCCGGGAATGGTCTTACCATCCCAAGTGCGCTTTGTACCCCTAGCCAAACGCCGCCGGAAGAGAACAGCGATAGTAAACGGTATGCTTTTCACTCTTTCGGAGCGCAGTTTGCAGAAGTTTGGGTGGATGAAGATTTTGGCACAATTAGGGTTAAACGCTTTACCAGTGTGCAGGATGTTGGCAGGATCATGAATGAAAAAACAGCCCGGTCACAGGTAATTGGTGGTGTGATCTTCGGAATTGGTGCAGCATTGATGGAAGCCACAGAATACGACAAACGCTGGGGTAATCCGGTAACACGTACACTTGCTGATTATCATGTACCGGTCCACCTGGATGTACCGCCGATTGACGTGCATTTCATAGGTAAGCCGGATCCGCACATCTCACCAATTGGTGCACGTGGGATTGGCGAGATTGGAATTACCGGGGTCTCTGCAGCTATTGCAAATGCCGTATTTAACGCAACCGGAAAAAGATTACGTGATCTTCCGCTAACACCGGAAAAGTTTTTCGATGTGTAAATTTGGTAGCTTCAAAATTTCGGTCGTTTTTCCAATATGTCCAAATAGGGAGAATTTGTTATCAAATGGTTTTCATTAATAAAAAAAGGCAATTGAAAATAGTTTCAATTGCCTTTTTTTATTAAGATAGTAAATAGAGTTAGGTTGCTTGAATCAATATATTACGGCTTTGTTACCTGTTGGTAGAGCCGTATGATTATGTATACGAAAGCCTGAATGTTTTAAGACTTTATTATGATTGGCAATTCATTTATTTATTTTCTTTTATAATCAGCACATAGTGGCAAAATGCGCCGTTAGCAGAGCCCGATGAATTTCCATCCAAGGCAACCGTGCCATTTTCAAAATCCTTTTTATATAAATTCAATTTAGATACTTTAGGATCATCTATGCCAAGTTTGTCAGTTACTTTTGTATACTCTTTCAACCAGGCTGGGATTTTGGTTGCGCGGCTATCGTATGCAATGTATACGGTAGCGGGCCTGGCTAGTTTAAATGAAATATAGCCTTCCTGTTTGTTAAATTTATCGTCGTTGGTGGTCTTAATTAAAGTTGAATTTGCTAAATAGGTTGGCAGTGATTTTATTTTGTAAACCCTATCAGTGTAATAAGTAGATTCAACTTTTAGTTTTGAAGCTTGGAACTTGCTGCCTGAATTTCCGGTGATATTTGTGACTAACTCGGTATCAATAGGTGTACTAGGGGTATTGGTAGCGGTGTCTGTTGGCGGATCGAGAATGGATTTGGAAAAACTTTGAGCTACTAACTTTTTTAATGAAACGGTGAAAAGATTAGTCCATTTCATAAAGCCATAGTTACCTTCATGTGAGCCTTTGTATGGCTCATCAAATAATTCGTATGCTATGGCTACTTTTACACGTGGGTTGTTTTTACATTTTTCCACAAATTTTGTCATGAATTCGTTCTGGTCCGCTTCGTTTTTGAGTGATAGGGCTTTGTACCTGTACCCATATTCCGTAAACCAAATTTCTTTGTCTGGAAAATTATTTGCTAGTGTAACCGTAATATCCGAAATGTTGTAAGGCGCTCTTGCTGCCGGGCCTTCCATGTCTGAATACCAGTGGTAACCAACTGCATCGAAATTTACATCGTTGTTTTTGCAAATCGTTAAAAATCCCCAGTGCAGCCACCCTGCGTCAATAATCGTTTTTGCACCCGGATCGTTTAATTTTATTCCTTCATCCATGCCTTTTAGGTAAGCTGCGGTGATGGAAGATTTTGCTGCATCGTAGTTGGAAACCTCGCGCCCTGTGGTGTGTTTGTTCAATAAATCAAGTTCAAGATCATTGCCCAAATTGTAATAGGTGAAATATTGGCCATATTTGGCAGCGAAATTTCCACCTAGCACCTTTCCTTTTTTATAAGCATCAGCCGCGTTGTCGTTGAGACTCAGTGTGCGGGTATAAAGCATTGGCAGTAAGTTTACCTTACCACTAGCCGCAGCTTCTTGTAAGGATGCAAACAGCGAAGATGAAAAGGCAGAGATGGTACCATCTGAAGTGGTTAGGACATTAATTCTGTACCAATTCATATTCATTGACTTCAACATTGCTACTTGTTTAGTTGCCGGAGTAGCCAGATAAGCTGCGTCACCAAAAGGATGGCCATTAATTCCCAAAAACAAGCCAGTTGAAGAGAGTCCAGTTAGCGAAGTACTTTGGAATAGTTTTTGAGAAAGTTTTTTTGACGGTGTAATTGTCGAAATTGAATCTGGTGAAAAATCATCTTGCTTTTTGCACGAAGAAATGGAGATTCCAATTGTGCACAAGAGTGCGATTAAGCTTTTGAGGCAATTTTTGGTCATAAGGGGATTTAATTAATTAATAGTTTTAGTTTTTAAGGGTAGAAAACATGCCAGATTAGCTGTATTTCAAAAAAATGTGAACAACACCGCAATTAATTGTCGCATTTGAACCAAATTCATTATTTAGTAGCTCTTTTATAAATAAAGGGTTTGTTTTTATTTAATAACCCCCGCTGAATCTGACACCATAAAGAAAAACATTTAATTTGTTTGAAAAAAGTGCGATTTTAATTTGACCTATAAAGCGTAAAAATTTCACACGTGACCGGACATACGGATTTGCGTCCATGTGTACCCTTTATACTACATTGATTTCCGCGCGTGTTACCAAAGTTTGTTACCGCTGGGCTGATGAACTAAGTGAAATTTAAGATGTAGTGATTACGGAGACGGGGTCCGTGCAGGTATTCCCTATCGCAGCTGTCAACACTAAGACTTTGTTAAACTGTGAACGTTTGTTCCTTTGAAATACTGGCAATTTTTTTTGAGTGGGGTAAATATCAGGGAATTGCCTGGTCGAACCATTTAAATATCGAAAGGGTAAGTCATACAATTAATGTCTGCCATTGTAATTAAAGCTTACCTGAACATGATCTAAATATTTCTTCTTTTAAAAAAAAATAAATTAAAAATTAACAACAAAATTTATTTTCCATTGTCTTATAATCAAAACCGCCAATGGATATAGAATTAAACGCCACTACAAATCAATCGTTATTATTACCCGAACATCTGTTCATATTTTCGCACCTTAGGTGGGATTTTGTTTACCAGCGCCCACAGCATCTCGCAACCCGGTTAGCTGAACATTGTAAGGTGTATTATATTGAAGAGCCTGTATTTGATGCTACAGACAACATTTACTACCGTACTGAGTACAGACACAATATACAAGTTTTGGTTCCGCATCTTCTGCCCGGCTTTGATCATGACGTCACTATAAATGGTTTGAGCCAATTATTCAGCAATCTGATCGAAACAATTGACTTGCAAAATACCGCCTTTTGGTATTACACGCCAATGGCATTAGAGTTTTCTGATCGTTACGAACCTGGGATTTGTATTTACGATTGCATGGATGAACTTTCGGCATTCAAATTTGCACCTCCAAGCATGCAGTTGCTTGAGCGAAATTTGCTAAACAAAGCTGATTTAGTTTTCACAGGTGGAAAAGCGCTCTATCACGCCAAAAAGGATAGCCATCATAATATTCACGCATTTCCAAGTAGTATAGATAAAGCACATTTTTCAAAAGCTAGGCATGTATCTGCGGGGTCACCTGATCAAAACGCCGGTAAAAAAATCAAATTGGGTTTTTACGGCGTAATTGATGAACGGTTTGATATCGAACTAATCAGAGATATGGCAGATGCCAGGCCAGAATGGGATTTTATACTCATCGGCCCAATTGTGAAAATAGACCAGGAAACTTTACCCAGAATGGCCAATATTCATTACCTGGGTTCCAAAACTTATGATCAATTGCCAGAGTGTATGGCCGATTGGGACATCGCACTTATCCCTTTTTTATTGAATGAGTCCACCCGGTTTATTAGCCCTACAAAAACACCGGAATACCTTGCGGCAGGACTTCCTGTAATTTCAACGCCTATTGCAGATGTAGTGGATCCATATGGCGTAAATAATTTGGTTGGAATTGGTTCCAGCGCGAAGGATTTCATACGGTTGGCTGAAATGGTATTGCAGAATACGCATATGGAAGAAGAAAGACTAGAAAAAGTGGATTTATTTTTAGCAAATAATTCATGGGATTTAACCTTTGAAGGAATGAGGGAGGAGATCTTAAAGGTGATTAAACAAAATCATACAACTTTAACTGCAACTCAATATGTTTGATTACCTTATTGTAGGGGCGGGATTCGCCGGGAGTGTTCTTGCTGAACGCTTATCAGCTATAGAAGGCAAAAAAGTGCTTATCGTTGATAAACGTAATCATATTGCTGGCAATGCTTATGATTTTTACGATCATGCGGGGGTATTGATTCATAAGTACGGGCCGCATATTTTTCATACCAATAGTTCCGAAGTATTTAAGTACCTGTCGAAGTTTACCGAGTGGCGAAATTATCAGCACAAAGTGCTGGCCCATACCAATGGTCAGCATGTGCCTATTCCTATTAATCTTACTACGATCAATAGTCTGTATGGGGTAAATTTGAGTTCTTCAGAAGTTGCTGATTTTTTGGCATCCAAAGCTGAAAATATTCAACACGTGAAAACATCGGAAGACGTTGTTCTGAAAGCCGTTGGGCGCGAGCTTTATGAACTGTTCTTTAAGGGGTATACGAAAAAGCAATGGGATCTATATCCGTCTGAATTGGATGCTTCTGTTGCCGCCAGGGTACCAACACGAACCAACAAGGACGACCGGTATTTTACAGACACCTATCAGGCTATGCCGTTGTATGGCTACACAAAAATGTTTGAGAAAATGCTGTCGCATCCAAATATCAAGATTATGCTGAACACAGACTATCGTGAAATTATAGATGAAATTAAATTCGAGCGGATGATCTTTACCGGTCCGGTAGATGAATACTTTGACCATTGTTACGGTAAATTGCCTTACCGATCTATCGACTTTAAATTTGAGACGCTTGACCGCGAATCATTCCAGCGTACGGGTACCATTAACTATCCCAATGATTATGATTTCACCCGGATTACGGAATTTAAATATTTAACAGGGCAGGAACACAAAAAAACGACGATCGTTTATGAATATCCTACAAACGACGGTGACCCGTATTATCCTATTCCACGGCCTGAAAATAATGAGCTATATAAAAAGTACCAGGAGCTTGCACTAAACAGTGATACCATATTTGCAGGACGTTTAGCCACCTATAAATATTATAATATGGATCAGGTAGTTGCACAATCGTTATCGATCTTCAAAAAGATCAAAACTGAAAATGAACAGCAGATTAGTAACCCAGCAGAAACAACGGAAATAAGTGGCGCAAATGACTAGTCCTTTTAAATCTTTTTGGATGGGTGGATTTGAGTGCTCTGATCAGTTAAACGCTTTTGGCAACCGCGTTGACTTTTTGCATTTAACGCGCCATCTGGAGAAGATAGATGCTGATTATTTGCAATTGGCAGAATTTAATATCCAAACCGTAAGGGAAGGAGTGAGGTGGAGCCAGGTGGAACGGTCTCCTCACCAATATGACTTCAGCACCGTAAGAACTATGCTCAGAAAAGGGTGTGAATACGGTATCCAGCAAATATGGGACATCTGCCACTTTGGGTATCCTGATGACCTAACGCCACTTCACCCGCATTTTACAGGCCGTTTTGTAGGTGTATGCCGTGCATTTGTTCAATTTTATCTGGATGAACTACCAGGCCAAACCCTTATTGTGACCCCTATTAACGAAGTGAGCTTTATTTCATGGCTTGGAGGCGATGTTAGGGGGACTTCGCCTTATTGCCATCATATGGGATGGGAAGTTAAATACGCGTTGATGCGGGCTTATATTGCCGGTATAAAAGCAATGAAAGAATTGATGCCCACTATCAGGATCTTGACAACCGAACCTTTGGTAAGTATGGTGCAGCCGTTATTTTACACAGCTGAAGAAAAACTCAGAGCAGAGCATGCTCACCAAAATCAGTTTCAGGCGGTGGATATATTAACGGGTGCGATATGCCCCGAACTTGGCGGTTCACCGGATTTGCTGGATATGCTTGGCTTCAATTACTACTACAATAATCAATGGATTGTTGGCATTGCCAGCTTTTTAAAATGGGCTGACGACGATAAAGATCCACGTTGGAGATCTTTCAGCGATTTATTACAGGAAGCGTACTTGCGCTATAACAAACCTGTGGTACTTACAGAAACTAGCCACCCGGGAGAAGACCGGCCTAAGTGGATTACTTTTATTGGGAAAGAATGCCAAAAAGCAATCGCAGCTGGTGTTCCATTATTAGGGGTATGCTTGTATCCAATTATTGACCGGCCTGATTGGGACGATAATGATTATTGGCACCACAGTGGTCTTTGGGATGAAATCCCATTATTGAACGGTGATACCATTCGGGAATTAAACTTGCCATATGCTTTGGCCTTAAACCAAGCCCAAATTGCTTTAGCTACTACCGAAAAGAAAATACCATTGCCTTCATATGCGTTTTAACGAAATTCAACTTTTGCCGGCCTTTCAGGATTCCTCCCCGTCACCACTGATGGAGACCTGTGTAATTGTTCCGGTAAAAGACGAAGCCGGTCATTTGCAGGCTAACTTGTTATCTCTACTGCAACAGATTGATGAGCAGGATAACAGGTTGACATTTGAATCTTATGAGGTGTTGGTTCTTGTGAATAATAGTACAGATAGTTCGTTGGCTATTGCTGAGGAATTCCAAAAAGCTAACCCTTCATTTTGTCTTCATGTGGCTTCTATTGAGTTACCGCCGGAGCTGGCTCATATCGGTACGGTACGCAAACTGTTAATGGACCAGGCTTGCCGCAGGTTTGAATTATTAGGCAACCATTCGGGCATCATAGCTTCAATAGATGGCGATACCACAGCCGATGCCCAATGGATACACCATATCCGGCAGGAAATTGCTTCAGGTAATGATGCTGTTGGCGGCCGCATATTTACCAGCGATCATGCCGGCTCAGCAGAAAGAGCCTTTCTTCAGGATACAGAATACAGATTGCTGCTTACAGAAGTAGAACATATTTTATGTCCCGAACTCAATGACCCTTTGCCCAGGCACTTTCAATTTTTTGGCGCCAATATGGCCGTTACCGCGGAGTATTATAAAAAATCTGGTGGAATACCACTTGTGGACGTTCTGGAAGACATGGCATTCCATAAGGCCCTTATTCGTTGTGATGCCCGCATTAGGAGAAGCCTCAACGTAAAAGTCACCACATCGCCGCGTTTTGATGGCAGAGTTGCCATAGGCTTTTCTGAACAATTGAAAAAATGGTCAGATGAATCGCAGGGTAGTGTCATTCAAATTGTAGAGGATAGCAGGCTATTCATAAATTTTTATTTGCTCAAAAGACAGTTTAGAAATTGCTGGCTCCATAAAAATGATCTTTTCTTTAAAATGCAAGTGAAAGACTTAGCAGTTTCATTGGGTTTATCACCTCGCTTATTAAAGTCTAAAATTTCTTCCCACAGTTTTTTCGGAGCCTGTTGGGAAGAAATTTGGCAGGAAAGTTCACTGGGTCAAAATAAAGTGAAGGCATTTGAGCCTATGCACAGCGCAATTCAAAAACTCCGCGCCTTCATTGAAAATCCTGACGTTACTGTTTTTCAAATAGATCCAGCCGATAGTTATCTGTACGCTGATGGAACAAATGCTTAAAATATTTACCGTCACCGGCCTTATCCATGAAAAAATTGTGCACTTCGTCACCGGTTAACGGAAAATCTGGAACAAAATGCGTCCAATGAACCAGCAGGAGTTGTCCGGTATCATTTAAATGATTTTTGATTTTTTCTGTAAGCAAGTCCAGGTCAACAAATGAGAAGAAATATCCCACCTCAGACATTACAATTAAGTCAAAGTTCTGTTCAGGGAATTCAGCAGGCACCGTCATCTTCTTAATAGTTGCCTGCGGAAATCGCTCCAGCCTTTTTTTAGCCTGATTAACCGGCGCGTCTGCAACATCAACAGCCAAGATGGTACTGCACTTCTGCAGCAATACTTCGGTTAGCACGCCTATAGAGCAGCCGATTTCCAACGCACTTTCGTAATTCTCTCTTGGCAATGAAGCTAAAGTTGCGTTATATTTATCCCGCTCGTAATCGCTGGTGGCTAAGTTCCAGGGATCTTCTTTCTCCCGGTAAACTTCGTCAAAATAATTTTCGGATAGGGTGTGCAAGGGTTCATTCATAAAGTGAAGTGTTGTTTGATTAAAATATTCTTTGGGCTGATCAAAATGATCCAATACCTCTGCGGACAGCATAAATCCATCTTTATCATCATCGATCAAACCGGTTGTTTGCGATAGGTGAGCCATTACAGCCTGCTTCTTAGTTATTATCACAGTACTGATATCTACGAAGCATAAAGTGCCTTCATGCTTGTTGGGATGGTCAGTGTCTGCAGCCCTTTCCCATAACCAAATAAAATATTCAAATAGCAGCAACTGTCGAGCCGCCAGTTTTATGGCAGCTGTAGCAATTTGCCATGTTGCCTTATGGTCGCGGTGCGGATCCCGTCGCCACGGTAGAAATACCGTC
It encodes the following:
- a CDS encoding methyltransferase — its product is MNEPLHTLSENYFDEVYREKEDPWNLATSDYERDKYNATLASLPRENYESALEIGCSIGVLTEVLLQKCSTILAVDVADAPVNQAKKRLERFPQATIKKMTVPAEFPEQNFDLIVMSEVGYFFSFVDLDLLTEKIKNHLNDTGQLLLVHWTHFVPDFPLTGDEVHNFFMDKAGDGKYFKHLFHQRTDNYRLDLFEKQ
- a CDS encoding UDP-galactopyranose mutase encodes the protein MFDYLIVGAGFAGSVLAERLSAIEGKKVLIVDKRNHIAGNAYDFYDHAGVLIHKYGPHIFHTNSSEVFKYLSKFTEWRNYQHKVLAHTNGQHVPIPINLTTINSLYGVNLSSSEVADFLASKAENIQHVKTSEDVVLKAVGRELYELFFKGYTKKQWDLYPSELDASVAARVPTRTNKDDRYFTDTYQAMPLYGYTKMFEKMLSHPNIKIMLNTDYREIIDEIKFERMIFTGPVDEYFDHCYGKLPYRSIDFKFETLDRESFQRTGTINYPNDYDFTRITEFKYLTGQEHKKTTIVYEYPTNDGDPYYPIPRPENNELYKKYQELALNSDTIFAGRLATYKYYNMDQVVAQSLSIFKKIKTENEQQISNPAETTEISGAND
- a CDS encoding amine oxidase translates to MTSPFKSFWMGGFECSDQLNAFGNRVDFLHLTRHLEKIDADYLQLAEFNIQTVREGVRWSQVERSPHQYDFSTVRTMLRKGCEYGIQQIWDICHFGYPDDLTPLHPHFTGRFVGVCRAFVQFYLDELPGQTLIVTPINEVSFISWLGGDVRGTSPYCHHMGWEVKYALMRAYIAGIKAMKELMPTIRILTTEPLVSMVQPLFYTAEEKLRAEHAHQNQFQAVDILTGAICPELGGSPDLLDMLGFNYYYNNQWIVGIASFLKWADDDKDPRWRSFSDLLQEAYLRYNKPVVLTETSHPGEDRPKWITFIGKECQKAIAAGVPLLGVCLYPIIDRPDWDDNDYWHHSGLWDEIPLLNGDTIRELNLPYALALNQAQIALATTEKKIPLPSYAF
- a CDS encoding glycosyl transferase, which codes for MFIFSHLRWDFVYQRPQHLATRLAEHCKVYYIEEPVFDATDNIYYRTEYRHNIQVLVPHLLPGFDHDVTINGLSQLFSNLIETIDLQNTAFWYYTPMALEFSDRYEPGICIYDCMDELSAFKFAPPSMQLLERNLLNKADLVFTGGKALYHAKKDSHHNIHAFPSSIDKAHFSKARHVSAGSPDQNAGKKIKLGFYGVIDERFDIELIRDMADARPEWDFILIGPIVKIDQETLPRMANIHYLGSKTYDQLPECMADWDIALIPFLLNESTRFISPTKTPEYLAAGLPVISTPIADVVDPYGVNNLVGIGSSAKDFIRLAEMVLQNTHMEEERLEKVDLFLANNSWDLTFEGMREEILKVIKQNHTTLTATQYV